In Nitrospira sp., a genomic segment contains:
- a CDS encoding HAMP domain-containing protein → MPESTDMTKLLPPGVLPKQEPSTPASLEHERRKRHVRPVWIVLILLLPCLALTFYYAQMAIPVGEESDSFLPSTGYAFVLLLVNLDLIGFVVLTLLLSRNLIKAYFERRHRLVGSGFRAKLVAAFIGFSLIPTVLLALVASGLVNKAVDVWFNDQIEHVMKDSYEVARMHHAGHVSLAINSARAISHEIFREELLLPEQRDLLVAAIARKRAEYATAGIEVFSSKMETLTKSLDPEVPVTVLDLPIGQLVLQVINGKQELTSVQEAQTGRLVRAGVPIASSVRRGEIDGVVVVDAYVPESLLGKMESIGRQYAEYKQMKAMKNPIKAGAYLLVAVITVMILFSATWFGFYVARGITVPIQRLAEATEAIAQGDLSVRIEAKATDEIGTLVESFNRMTADLQSSKSKVEEANVSLRQSNLELDRRRAYIETVVDTIAAGVLSIDRQGIITTFNPSAERMLGLWADRFRGRSANEVFKEYKLDLFQSVYDRMLADQRDNIALEGQLDLQGRFLTMGVHCSRMRDESNKDLGFVVIFEDLSELIKAQKAAAWREVAQRIAHEIKNPLTPIQLSAQRLRKKFQDKAPDFDRICDESTQVIVNEVGSLKQMLDEFSKFARMPAPHMTVNSLDDVVKEVVALYESAHREILCVVSLDPDLPPFNFDREQIKRVLVNLCDNGIHAMNQKGRLWMTTRYDTKQRRAVVTVADEGTGIAPEDQDKLFMPYFSRKKTGTGLGLAIVRRIVTDHDGQIHAGNHQPKGALFTFELPV, encoded by the coding sequence ATGCCTGAGTCGACGGACATGACCAAGCTCCTCCCTCCGGGGGTATTGCCTAAACAGGAGCCGTCCACGCCCGCGTCGCTGGAACATGAACGGCGCAAGCGGCATGTCCGGCCCGTGTGGATCGTCCTGATTCTGCTGCTCCCGTGCCTCGCCCTGACGTTCTACTATGCGCAAATGGCCATTCCGGTCGGGGAGGAGTCGGACTCGTTCCTGCCCAGCACCGGGTATGCGTTTGTCTTGCTGCTGGTCAATCTCGACCTGATCGGCTTTGTCGTTCTCACGCTGCTCCTGTCGCGTAATCTGATCAAGGCGTATTTCGAACGCCGGCATCGACTGGTGGGGTCCGGCTTTCGGGCGAAACTGGTCGCGGCCTTCATCGGCTTTTCATTGATTCCGACGGTGTTGTTGGCATTAGTGGCCAGTGGGCTGGTCAACAAGGCGGTCGACGTCTGGTTCAACGATCAGATCGAGCATGTGATGAAAGACTCGTACGAGGTGGCGCGCATGCACCATGCCGGACATGTGTCCCTGGCGATCAACAGCGCCCGCGCCATCAGCCATGAAATTTTTCGCGAGGAATTGTTGTTGCCGGAACAGCGTGATTTGCTGGTTGCGGCGATTGCCAGAAAACGCGCGGAATATGCCACGGCCGGCATCGAGGTGTTCTCCTCGAAAATGGAGACGCTGACGAAGTCCCTGGATCCCGAGGTGCCGGTGACCGTGCTCGATCTGCCGATCGGTCAGCTCGTCTTGCAGGTGATCAACGGCAAGCAGGAGTTGACGTCGGTCCAAGAGGCGCAGACCGGCCGGCTGGTGCGGGCCGGCGTGCCGATTGCCTCCAGCGTGCGGCGCGGAGAGATCGACGGCGTGGTGGTGGTGGATGCCTATGTGCCGGAATCGTTGCTCGGCAAGATGGAGAGCATCGGTCGGCAATACGCTGAGTACAAGCAAATGAAAGCGATGAAGAACCCCATCAAAGCCGGTGCCTATCTGCTGGTGGCGGTCATCACCGTCATGATTTTGTTCAGTGCCACCTGGTTCGGCTTCTACGTCGCGCGCGGCATTACCGTGCCGATTCAACGGTTAGCCGAGGCGACCGAGGCCATTGCGCAAGGGGATCTGTCCGTGCGCATCGAGGCGAAAGCGACGGACGAAATCGGCACGCTGGTCGAATCCTTCAACCGCATGACCGCCGACTTGCAAAGCAGCAAGAGCAAAGTGGAAGAAGCGAACGTGTCGCTCCGTCAATCCAACCTCGAACTGGACCGACGGCGCGCCTACATCGAAACGGTGGTCGATACGATCGCCGCGGGCGTGTTGTCCATCGACCGGCAGGGGATCATCACCACATTTAATCCGTCCGCCGAGCGGATGTTGGGCTTGTGGGCCGACCGGTTTCGTGGGCGTTCCGCCAACGAAGTGTTCAAAGAATATAAGCTCGATCTGTTTCAATCCGTGTACGACCGCATGCTGGCCGACCAGCGGGACAATATTGCGTTGGAAGGGCAATTGGACTTGCAGGGACGGTTCCTGACTATGGGCGTGCATTGCTCGCGAATGCGGGACGAGTCGAACAAGGATCTGGGCTTCGTCGTGATTTTCGAAGACCTGTCGGAGTTGATCAAGGCGCAAAAGGCGGCGGCCTGGCGGGAAGTGGCGCAACGGATCGCCCATGAGATCAAAAACCCGTTGACGCCGATTCAACTCTCGGCTCAGCGCTTGCGAAAAAAATTCCAGGACAAGGCGCCGGACTTCGATCGGATTTGCGATGAATCCACTCAGGTGATCGTCAATGAGGTCGGCAGCCTCAAGCAAATGCTGGACGAGTTCTCAAAATTTGCTCGAATGCCGGCGCCGCATATGACCGTGAACTCTCTCGACGATGTTGTGAAGGAAGTCGTCGCTTTGTATGAAAGCGCCCATCGAGAAATTCTCTGCGTCGTGTCGCTGGACCCCGATCTGCCGCCCTTCAATTTCGACCGTGAACAGATCAAGCGGGTGTTGGTCAATCTGTGCGATAACGGCATCCATGCCATGAATCAGAAGGGGCGGTTGTGGATGACCACCCGCTATGACACGAAACAGCGGCGCGCGGTGGTGACCGTGGCCGACGAAGGGACCGGTATCGCCCCCGAGGATCAGGATAAGTTATTCATGCCCTATTTCTCGCGGAAGAAAACGGGAACCGGCTTGGGGTTGGCGATCGTACGCCGGATTGTGACGGACCACGACGGCCAGATTCACGCGGGCAATCATCAGCCGAAGGGTGCCTTGTTCACCTTCGAATTGCCGGTGTGA
- the hemG gene encoding protoporphyrinogen oxidase, whose protein sequence is MARTPKSVIIIGGGISGLSTALALQEQAASADLPLSCTLLDAAPVWGGKIVTHRVGRWVMEAGPDSFLSQKPWGMDLCRRLGIADQLINTNPVEKKASVLRGGQLHELPEGLVTFTPSQLGPFFRSGLLSWIDLARMGCDVLIPPRRSTDDESLAAFFRRRFGQHACERVMEPLMAGIYAGDAEQMSLRATFPRFYELEQTHGSVIRGMMAARRARAQTASGDRPRHTMFVTLKNGLADLVAAMTTRIQQGGGVLKTGVQAEALRVRSHQAGRWMYDVICSDGTARSAEALVLATPAYVSADLIRPLSPLAAGLMETIPYASTATISLIYQAEAVGTTLQGFGFVVPRIEGRDLIAATWTSLKWSHRAPPGEVSVRCYLGGVGREAILQQDDEALVRCVRDELASIVGLRATPQYVEVNRWHRAMPQYTIGHLDRLGQLEAAVSRFGGLAITGAGYRGVGLPDCIRDGAEAALATLRYLQSASTSRLES, encoded by the coding sequence GTGGCGCGCACTCCAAAGTCAGTCATCATCATCGGCGGAGGCATCTCGGGCCTCTCTACGGCCCTGGCTCTTCAGGAGCAGGCGGCTTCCGCCGACCTCCCGCTTTCCTGTACCCTTCTCGACGCCGCGCCGGTCTGGGGTGGCAAGATCGTCACCCATCGAGTCGGCCGGTGGGTGATGGAAGCAGGACCTGATTCCTTCCTCTCGCAGAAGCCTTGGGGCATGGACCTGTGCCGGCGCCTGGGGATTGCCGATCAACTCATCAACACGAATCCGGTGGAAAAGAAGGCGAGCGTCCTTCGGGGCGGGCAGTTACATGAGTTGCCTGAAGGGCTTGTGACCTTTACCCCGTCGCAGTTGGGCCCGTTTTTTCGCAGCGGGCTGTTATCCTGGATCGATCTGGCCCGTATGGGCTGCGATGTGCTGATTCCGCCGCGACGGTCGACGGATGATGAGTCGCTGGCGGCCTTTTTCCGCCGGCGGTTCGGGCAACATGCCTGTGAGCGGGTCATGGAGCCGTTGATGGCCGGTATCTATGCCGGTGATGCGGAACAGATGAGCCTGCGTGCGACCTTCCCTCGATTCTACGAGTTGGAGCAGACGCATGGCAGTGTGATTCGTGGCATGATGGCGGCCCGCCGCGCTCGCGCGCAGACTGCGTCCGGCGATCGCCCACGGCACACGATGTTTGTGACGTTGAAGAACGGTCTGGCAGATCTGGTGGCGGCAATGACCACGCGGATTCAACAGGGCGGCGGCGTACTGAAAACCGGCGTGCAAGCCGAGGCGCTGCGGGTCCGATCGCATCAGGCCGGCCGGTGGATGTACGATGTGATCTGCTCCGATGGAACCGCGCGGTCGGCGGAGGCGTTGGTCTTGGCGACCCCCGCCTATGTCAGCGCCGACCTCATCCGGCCCTTGAGTCCTCTGGCTGCTGGGCTGATGGAGACGATTCCGTATGCCTCGACGGCGACGATTTCTCTGATCTATCAGGCCGAGGCGGTTGGGACGACCTTGCAAGGGTTCGGTTTTGTGGTCCCGCGGATTGAAGGGCGCGACTTGATTGCCGCGACCTGGACCTCGCTCAAGTGGTCCCACCGTGCGCCTCCAGGCGAGGTCTCCGTGCGGTGTTACCTCGGTGGAGTGGGCCGCGAGGCGATCTTGCAGCAGGACGATGAAGCCTTGGTTCGATGCGTGCGAGACGAATTGGCATCAATCGTTGGGCTCCGGGCGACGCCTCAGTACGTCGAGGTGAACCGGTGGCATCGGGCCATGCCGCAGTACACGATCGGGCATCTCGACCGGCTGGGGCAGTTAGAGGCGGCGGTGTCCCGATTCGGCGGATTGGCAATCACGGGTGCCGGTTACCGGGGCGTCGGCTTGCCTGATTGCATCAGGGACGGCGCGGAGGCCGCCTTGGCGACCCTTCGATATCTGCAATCAGCCTCGACCAGCAGGCTGGAATCATGA
- the mazG gene encoding nucleoside triphosphate pyrophosphohydrolase, whose translation MSARFDEVVRIMARLRAPGGCPWDRKQTHETLKPYLIEETYEALDTIDREDFGKLKEELGDVLLQVLFHSQIGAEAGTFTVEDVLQQLADKLVRRHPHVFGDGAAESSALNSDQVVHRWEDIKRAERKQAGKPDSVLHDIPKALPALLRAYQTQVRAAQVGFDWPDSPQGLAAVLDKVDEELGELRQAVHEASASPQAASGLPVEPTAAMAAELGDLLFSLVNVARHLKVNPEESLRLATNRFTSRFQFIEQAAARNGRDVKDLSLEEMDAHWNAAKQQEPQGRRDGTSTPPSEKPTHTSS comes from the coding sequence ATGTCTGCACGTTTCGATGAAGTGGTCCGCATCATGGCCCGTCTGCGGGCGCCTGGGGGCTGTCCCTGGGATCGCAAACAGACCCATGAAACGCTCAAACCCTACCTGATCGAAGAAACCTACGAAGCGCTCGACACCATCGATCGAGAGGATTTTGGCAAGCTCAAGGAAGAGCTGGGAGACGTATTGCTTCAAGTGTTGTTTCACAGTCAGATCGGCGCGGAGGCGGGAACCTTCACCGTCGAGGACGTGTTGCAACAACTCGCCGACAAGCTCGTGCGACGCCATCCGCACGTCTTCGGCGATGGCGCCGCGGAATCCTCGGCCCTCAATTCCGATCAAGTGGTGCATCGCTGGGAAGACATCAAACGGGCCGAGCGCAAACAAGCCGGCAAACCGGATTCGGTGCTGCACGACATTCCGAAAGCCCTGCCGGCTTTGCTCCGTGCATACCAGACGCAGGTTCGCGCCGCGCAAGTGGGCTTCGACTGGCCGGATAGCCCGCAGGGACTGGCTGCCGTGCTCGACAAAGTCGATGAGGAACTCGGCGAACTTCGCCAGGCCGTCCATGAGGCGTCGGCATCTCCGCAAGCCGCTTCCGGGCTTCCGGTCGAGCCGACCGCGGCCATGGCGGCCGAGTTGGGCGACCTGCTCTTTTCACTGGTCAACGTGGCGAGACACCTCAAGGTGAACCCGGAAGAGTCCTTGCGCCTAGCAACGAATCGGTTCACCTCCCGGTTCCAGTTCATTGAGCAGGCGGCCGCACGCAACGGGCGCGACGTGAAGGACCTGTCCCTGGAAGAAATGGACGCCCACTGGAACGCCGCCAAGCAGCAGGAACCACAAGGGCGCCGGGACGGAACCTCCACGCCTCCTTCCGAGAAACCGACTCATACCTCGTCATGA
- a CDS encoding phosphoribosylformylglycinamidine cyclo-ligase, which translates to MTTYRDAGVDIDAGDEFVERIKPHVRATFRPEVMTDLGGFGGLFRFQANRYQDPVLVSGTDGVGTKLKIAFLMDKHDTVGIDLVAMCVNDIVVSGAEPLFFLDYFATGKLSIATAAAVVKGISDGCRQAGCALIGGETAEMPSFYGEGEYDLAGFAVGAVDRPKIIDGKQIVPGDVIIGLASSGVHSNGFSLVRKVLLERSRLTVETVVPELGGPLGETLLTPTRIYAKQVLSLMECCPIKGIAHITGGGITDNLPRVFPVRCGARIRRGSWPVLPIFEVIQARGSVAVDEMYRVFNMGIGLILVVAPDHADRVMARARELGEQAYHIGEMVAQQADEGVVDYVG; encoded by the coding sequence ATGACTACTTACCGTGATGCCGGGGTCGATATCGATGCCGGGGATGAATTCGTCGAACGGATCAAGCCGCATGTGCGGGCCACGTTTCGTCCCGAAGTGATGACCGATCTGGGCGGCTTCGGCGGCCTCTTCCGGTTCCAGGCCAATCGTTATCAGGATCCCGTACTCGTGTCCGGCACGGACGGCGTCGGGACAAAACTCAAGATCGCGTTCCTGATGGATAAACACGACACGGTCGGCATCGACCTGGTCGCGATGTGTGTCAATGATATTGTCGTGAGCGGCGCGGAGCCTCTCTTCTTTCTCGATTACTTTGCCACCGGCAAGCTGTCGATTGCGACGGCGGCGGCGGTGGTGAAAGGCATTTCCGATGGATGTCGCCAAGCCGGGTGCGCCTTGATCGGGGGCGAAACGGCTGAGATGCCCTCATTTTACGGTGAAGGTGAATACGACCTGGCGGGTTTTGCCGTGGGCGCGGTCGATAGGCCGAAGATCATCGACGGCAAGCAGATCGTGCCGGGTGATGTGATCATCGGGTTGGCATCGAGCGGCGTGCACAGCAATGGCTTTTCACTTGTCAGAAAGGTCCTGCTGGAACGCAGCCGGTTGACCGTCGAGACGGTCGTGCCGGAATTGGGCGGGCCGCTCGGAGAGACGTTGCTGACGCCCACGCGGATTTATGCCAAGCAGGTGCTGTCGCTGATGGAGTGTTGTCCCATCAAGGGCATCGCTCACATCACCGGCGGAGGGATCACTGACAATCTTCCACGAGTCTTTCCTGTCCGGTGCGGCGCGCGGATTCGCCGTGGATCATGGCCGGTGTTGCCGATTTTCGAGGTGATTCAGGCGCGCGGATCAGTGGCCGTGGATGAAATGTATCGAGTCTTCAACATGGGGATTGGTCTCATCCTGGTCGTGGCTCCCGACCATGCCGACCGGGTGATGGCGAGGGCTCGCGAATTAGGGGAGCAGGCCTACCACATCGGGGAGATGGTCGCACAGCAGGCCGATGAAGGGGTGGTCGATTATGTCGGGTAA
- a CDS encoding acyl-CoA desaturase, with amino-acid sequence MSSDLHPLTLPDNGELPKTGEQPAKQATSPTPWLTILHWFDSWAGIENMKTDAAPATVDWLRAIPLITVHLICLGVFIVGWSWVAVGVCAAFYFIRMFAITGWYHRYFSHRTFKTSRACQFAFALLGSSCAQRGPLWWAGHHRHHHIYSDKPEDTHSVRQGGFLWAHIGWISSKKFFPPRLKSIGDFAKFPELRFLDRFDTLVPTICGFGMFGLGKLLEAYAPGLGTNGPQMLIWGFFVSTVALLHGTCTINSLSHVYGSQRYKTGDDSKNNFILAMITLGEGWHNNHHYYAASTRQGFYWWEIDITYYMLRAMQAVGLVWDIREVPAHVREGKSKLA; translated from the coding sequence ATGAGTAGTGACCTGCATCCGCTCACCTTACCCGACAACGGTGAGCTCCCCAAAACTGGCGAACAGCCTGCAAAACAGGCCACGAGCCCGACGCCCTGGCTCACCATCCTGCATTGGTTTGATTCCTGGGCCGGCATCGAAAACATGAAGACTGATGCTGCCCCCGCCACCGTCGACTGGCTGCGCGCGATTCCCCTCATTACCGTGCACCTCATCTGCCTCGGCGTGTTCATCGTCGGCTGGAGTTGGGTCGCCGTCGGGGTCTGCGCCGCGTTTTACTTCATCCGCATGTTCGCCATCACCGGGTGGTACCACCGGTATTTCTCACACCGCACCTTCAAAACCTCTCGAGCCTGTCAATTTGCCTTCGCACTGCTGGGATCATCCTGCGCCCAACGCGGCCCCCTCTGGTGGGCCGGCCACCATCGCCACCACCACATCTATTCAGATAAACCCGAAGATACCCATTCGGTCCGCCAGGGAGGATTCCTCTGGGCCCATATCGGGTGGATCAGCTCAAAGAAATTTTTTCCACCGCGCCTGAAGAGCATCGGCGACTTCGCCAAGTTCCCTGAGCTGCGCTTCCTCGATCGCTTCGACACGCTGGTGCCCACCATCTGCGGGTTCGGCATGTTCGGATTGGGGAAACTGCTGGAAGCCTATGCGCCGGGGCTTGGCACGAATGGCCCGCAAATGTTGATCTGGGGCTTCTTCGTTTCTACGGTCGCGCTGCTCCACGGCACCTGCACGATCAACTCCCTCTCGCATGTGTATGGATCGCAGCGCTACAAAACGGGAGACGATAGCAAGAACAACTTCATCCTCGCCATGATCACCCTCGGCGAGGGGTGGCACAACAATCACCACTACTACGCCGCCTCAACCCGCCAGGGGTTCTACTGGTGGGAGATCGACATTACCTATTACATGCTACGCGCCATGCAGGCCGTAGGGTTGGTTTGGGATATCCGTGAAGTCCCGGCGCACGTTCGGGAAGGTAAGAGCAAACTCGCCTGA
- the hemE gene encoding uroporphyrinogen decarboxylase, with protein sequence MNDRFLKACRREPVDYTPVWFMRQAGRYMIEYRRLREKHSILELCKTPELAAQVTLQPIDRFALDAAIIFADILLPLEPMGLSLEFAEGEGPIIHNPVRDRAAVDALKVIEDGGLQYVMDAISLTRKMLAGRVPLIGFAGAPFTLASYAIEGGSSRNYIHTKQMMYGEPEVWHRLMDKFARVITGYLRRQIKAGAQAVQLFDSWVGCLSAGDYAEYVMPHVQLIFDGLKHEGVPLIHFGTGTTAILNLMRQAGGDVIGIDWRIPLDDAWAIVGHDRAVQGNLDPVTLFAPMHEIERRVVDILRRAGGRPGHIFNLGHGILPNTPVEHVAATIDLVHRLSKT encoded by the coding sequence ATGAATGATCGATTTCTCAAAGCCTGCCGCCGCGAACCGGTTGATTATACGCCGGTCTGGTTCATGCGCCAGGCCGGCCGATACATGATCGAATATCGACGCCTCCGGGAAAAGCACTCCATCCTGGAACTCTGTAAGACGCCGGAATTGGCGGCGCAGGTGACCCTGCAACCCATTGACCGGTTTGCCCTCGACGCGGCCATCATCTTCGCCGACATTCTGCTGCCGCTGGAGCCGATGGGCCTTTCGCTGGAATTTGCCGAAGGCGAAGGTCCGATCATTCACAATCCGGTGCGTGATCGTGCCGCGGTGGACGCTCTCAAGGTGATTGAGGACGGCGGCCTTCAATACGTGATGGATGCCATCAGCCTTACCCGCAAGATGCTGGCCGGCCGGGTACCGTTGATCGGCTTTGCCGGTGCGCCGTTCACGCTGGCGAGTTACGCCATTGAGGGCGGCAGCTCACGCAACTATATCCATACCAAACAGATGATGTATGGCGAGCCGGAAGTCTGGCACCGCCTGATGGACAAGTTTGCCCGGGTGATTACCGGTTATCTGCGTCGTCAAATCAAGGCGGGCGCTCAGGCCGTGCAGTTGTTCGATAGCTGGGTGGGTTGTCTGTCGGCCGGGGACTATGCGGAATATGTGATGCCGCATGTCCAACTGATTTTCGACGGCCTCAAACATGAAGGCGTGCCGCTCATTCATTTCGGGACCGGTACCACGGCCATCCTCAACTTGATGCGTCAGGCGGGCGGCGATGTGATCGGCATTGATTGGCGGATTCCGCTCGATGATGCCTGGGCTATTGTGGGGCACGATCGGGCCGTGCAAGGAAATCTGGATCCGGTGACGCTGTTTGCGCCGATGCATGAGATCGAGCGGCGGGTGGTGGACATTCTCCGGCGGGCCGGCGGGCGTCCGGGGCACATTTTTAATCTTGGGCACGGAATCCTTCCCAACACACCCGTGGAGCATGTCGCCGCGACCATCGATCTTGTCCATCGATTGAGCAAGACATAA
- a CDS encoding DUF1844 domain-containing protein, whose product MGEEKDQGFVIRDRRGRGEEAPAAASAPTPSAPEPAAAESHHADAQGHAGHLPVNFSSFVISMGSSALMLMGEQLDPQQPPMPLNLPQAKEIIDLLSMLEEKTRGNLTPDEQVVMKDMLYALRMKFVSLTAGKPSIHTP is encoded by the coding sequence ATGGGTGAGGAGAAGGATCAGGGATTTGTCATCCGAGATCGTCGAGGACGGGGCGAAGAAGCGCCTGCGGCGGCTTCGGCTCCCACGCCTTCTGCTCCCGAACCGGCGGCGGCCGAGTCCCATCATGCCGACGCACAGGGGCATGCGGGACACCTCCCGGTCAATTTTTCTTCTTTCGTGATTTCCATGGGCAGCTCGGCGTTGATGTTGATGGGGGAGCAACTGGATCCTCAGCAGCCGCCGATGCCGCTGAATCTTCCGCAGGCCAAGGAAATTATCGATCTGCTGTCGATGTTGGAAGAGAAAACGCGGGGCAACCTCACGCCGGATGAGCAGGTGGTCATGAAGGACATGCTCTATGCCTTGAGGATGAAATTTGTCAGCCTGACCGCCGGTAAACCATCGATCCATACCCCGTAG
- a CDS encoding sigma-54-dependent Fis family transcriptional regulator, whose product MSASILIVDDEVSILNSLSSILEDEGYDVSVAKSGVEALRLCATSPPELMMLDIWMPEMDGLETLRRLRELVPNTQVMMMSGHGSIETAVKAIKLGAYDYIEKPLSLENVTLRVKHALDQHRLEQENRNLRTKVERKFELIGHSPAMQQLTQIIETAGPTNSRVLIGGENGTGKELVARAIHQHSGRATRPFVAVNCAAIPETLIESELFGHERGAFSGATTMKRGQFEQADGGTLFLDEIADMSLSTQAKVLRALQEQQFTRVGGTKLIKVDVRVLAASNKDLLQEIDKGTFREDLFYRLNVVPIVVPTLRHRREDIPLLVKHFLRVHAEEQGLKLKQVSPDAMDVFMQYEWPGNIRELRNLIERLMIMVPGPVIEASHASVALQVRPQTLAAQSAAGAQPATTLLTRPYDSLRDARNAFEKEFIARKLREHHWNISRTAEDLKIERSHLHRKIKLLDVEMRPEI is encoded by the coding sequence ATGTCTGCCTCGATTCTCATTGTCGATGATGAAGTCTCCATCCTGAATTCCTTGAGTAGCATTCTGGAGGATGAAGGGTATGACGTGAGTGTGGCCAAGAGCGGCGTCGAGGCGCTGAGGTTGTGCGCCACAAGCCCGCCGGAGCTCATGATGTTGGATATCTGGATGCCCGAGATGGACGGATTGGAGACCTTGCGTCGGTTGCGGGAACTGGTGCCGAACACCCAGGTCATGATGATGTCCGGGCACGGCTCGATCGAGACGGCTGTCAAAGCGATCAAGCTGGGAGCCTACGACTACATTGAGAAGCCGCTGTCCCTCGAAAACGTCACGCTGCGAGTAAAGCATGCGTTGGATCAGCACCGGCTTGAGCAGGAAAATCGCAACCTCCGCACGAAGGTCGAACGCAAGTTCGAACTGATCGGACACTCGCCCGCCATGCAGCAGTTGACACAGATCATTGAAACCGCCGGGCCGACCAATAGCCGCGTCTTGATCGGCGGTGAAAACGGCACTGGTAAGGAATTGGTGGCCAGGGCTATCCACCAGCACAGCGGGCGGGCCACTCGACCATTCGTGGCGGTGAACTGCGCGGCGATTCCCGAAACGCTGATCGAAAGCGAATTGTTCGGCCATGAGCGAGGCGCCTTCAGCGGGGCGACGACCATGAAGCGCGGGCAGTTCGAGCAGGCCGACGGCGGTACCCTGTTCCTCGACGAGATTGCCGATATGAGTTTGAGCACGCAGGCCAAGGTGTTGCGGGCGCTGCAGGAGCAGCAGTTCACGCGGGTTGGGGGTACCAAGCTCATCAAGGTCGACGTGCGTGTGCTGGCGGCGTCGAACAAAGATCTCTTGCAGGAGATCGACAAGGGGACGTTCCGTGAAGACTTGTTCTACCGCTTGAATGTGGTGCCGATTGTGGTACCGACCCTGCGCCATCGCCGCGAGGACATTCCCTTGCTGGTGAAACATTTTCTGCGTGTGCATGCGGAAGAGCAGGGATTGAAGCTGAAGCAGGTCTCGCCGGACGCCATGGACGTGTTCATGCAGTATGAATGGCCGGGAAATATCCGAGAGTTGCGGAACTTGATCGAGCGGTTGATGATCATGGTGCCGGGCCCGGTGATCGAGGCGTCACACGCGTCCGTCGCCCTGCAGGTGCGCCCGCAAACGCTCGCCGCCCAATCGGCCGCCGGTGCACAACCGGCCACTACGTTGCTGACGAGACCGTACGATTCTCTCCGTGACGCGCGGAATGCGTTTGAAAAAGAATTCATTGCACGGAAGTTGCGCGAACATCACTGGAACATTTCCCGAACGGCGGAAGATCTCAAAATCGAGCGCAGCCATTTGCATCGGAAGATTAAGTTGCTTGATGTGGAGATGCGCCCAGAAATCTAG
- a CDS encoding cysteine synthase A, translating into MTTRRYHGVDHHVGNTPLIRIRCLSELTGCDILGKAEFMNPGGSVKDRAALGIILDAEAKGLLQPGGTIVEGTAGNTGIGLTVIGHAKGYRSVIVIPENQSQAKFDLLRALGAELHIVPEKPYSNPGNYNHVARRLAEEKGWFWANQFDNTANRLAHYRTTGPEIWEQTGGEVTAFVSAVGTGGTLAGTSLYLRERNPGITIGCADPYGAAMWSWFTNGNTETNDGDSFAEGIGQSRVTKNLEGLAVDHAWRITDQVALTILYHLLREEGLFLGLSSGINLAGAVRMALQRGPKQVIATILCDSGGKYQSKLFNPEWLAANGLQTDLPLETLRAS; encoded by the coding sequence ATGACGACGCGACGCTATCATGGAGTGGATCATCACGTCGGCAATACGCCGCTCATCCGCATCCGCTGTCTGTCGGAGTTGACGGGCTGCGACATCCTCGGCAAGGCGGAGTTCATGAACCCGGGCGGGTCGGTGAAGGACCGCGCCGCGTTGGGTATCATTCTCGACGCCGAGGCCAAAGGCCTCCTGCAACCTGGCGGGACCATCGTCGAGGGCACAGCGGGGAACACCGGCATTGGTCTCACCGTTATCGGCCACGCCAAGGGCTACCGATCGGTGATCGTCATTCCTGAAAACCAGTCACAGGCAAAATTCGACCTTCTTCGCGCATTGGGCGCTGAGCTTCACATTGTGCCGGAAAAGCCGTACTCCAATCCGGGGAACTACAACCACGTCGCCCGTAGGCTGGCGGAGGAAAAGGGGTGGTTCTGGGCCAATCAGTTTGATAATACGGCGAACCGGCTGGCGCACTACCGCACCACCGGACCGGAGATCTGGGAGCAAACCGGCGGGGAAGTGACCGCGTTTGTGTCGGCGGTGGGCACCGGCGGCACGCTGGCAGGAACCTCGTTGTATCTCAGGGAGCGGAATCCAGGCATCACCATCGGCTGCGCGGATCCCTATGGCGCGGCCATGTGGTCGTGGTTCACGAACGGCAATACCGAGACCAACGACGGGGACTCCTTTGCCGAAGGGATCGGGCAGTCCCGTGTCACAAAAAACCTCGAAGGTCTTGCGGTAGACCACGCCTGGCGTATCACTGATCAGGTCGCCCTAACCATCCTGTACCACCTGTTGCGCGAGGAAGGTCTGTTTCTCGGCCTGTCGTCAGGCATCAACCTCGCCGGGGCGGTACGAATGGCGCTGCAGCGCGGCCCGAAGCAGGTCATCGCGACCATCCTGTGCGACTCCGGCGGCAAATACCAATCAAAGTTGTTCAATCCGGAATGGCTCGCAGCCAACGGATTACAAACGGACTTGCCCCTCGAAACCCTGCGCGCGTCCTGA